GATGCGCACGTCCTCAATCTTCTTCCCGACGACGCGGAGTGCGTTGATCAGGGCGGCCAGCACCACGATCGCTGTGCCGTGCTGGTCGTCGTGGAAGACGGGGATGTCTAGTTCCGCTCGGAGGCGACGTTCGATGTCGAAGCATCGTGGTGCGGAGATGTCCTCGAGGTTGATCCCGCCGTAGACGGGGGCGATCGCCTTCACGACCTGGACGATCTCGTCGGCGTCCTGGGTGTCGAGGCAGACGGGCCACGCGTCGACGCCGGCAAAGCGTTTGAACAACGCGACCTTGCCCTCCATCACGGGTAGGGCGGCGGCAGGGCCGATGTTGCCGAGCCCGAGCACTGCGGATCCGTCGGTGACCACAGCGACGGTGTTGCGCTTGATGGTGAGCCGGCGGACGTCATCGGGATTCTCCGCGATGGCGAGGCAGACACGCGCGACGCCCGGTGTGTAGGCGCGGGAGAGGTCGTCGCGGTGCTTGAGCTCGATCTTCGGGGTGACTTCGATCTTGCCGCCGAGGTGCATCAGGAAGGTGCGGTCCGAGACCTTGCGGACCGTGAATCCGTCGAGGGCCTCGATGGCTTTGGTGATGGTGTCGGCGTGGGCGACGTCGCTGGCGTTGCAGCTGACGTCGACGACGATCGAGGTCGGGTGTGACTCGGCGACGTCAAGGGCGGTGACTGCCCCTCCGGCCTCGGCGACGACGCCGGAGAGCCGTGCGGTGGCGGCGGGGTCGGTCGGTGCCTCGACGCGGACGGTGATGGAGTACCCAGGGCTGAGCGTGGCCATGATGTGGTCCTTGCGTTCGTATGTCTCCGGGGAGGGGTCAGGAGGGCAGCGCGGTCAGAGCCTGGTTGATGCGGTGAGTGACGAGGTCGACGGGGCCGAGGCCGTCGACCTCGGCCAACAAGCCGCGCTGGCGGTACTCCGCGATCAGGGGGGCGGTCTGGTCGGCGTACAAGGCGAGGCGAGTACGGATCGTGCCCTCGGTGTCGTCGGTGCGGCCCTGCTCGCGCCCGCGGCGGAGCAGCCGGTGGACGAGCTCCTCCTCATCGGTCTGCAGGGCGATGACGACGTCCAGAGGTCCACCGGAGGCGGCGAGCATCGCGTCGAGGGTCCGGACCTGGGGGAGGGTGCGCGGGTACCCGTCGAGCACGAACCCGTGGCGGCAGTCGGTGCCGGCGAGCCGGTCGGCGACGATGGCGTTGGTGGTGTCGTCGTCGACGTAGCCGCCGCCGGCCATGGTGTCCCGGACCTGCGCGGCCAGCGGGGTGTCCGCGGTTTGCAGGGCGCGGAAGATGTCGCCGGTGGAGATGGCGGGGACGCGGCAACGGTCGGCCACACGATTGGACTGCGTGCCCTTGCCGGCTCCGGGCGGTCCCATGATGAGGAGCCGGGCGGGTCCTCGGCGGGCTGGTGTGGGTGCGGTGAGCAGGTCGGGGCTGCTCACGGCAGGTCGCGCCAGTTCGGGAGCGCCCGCTGAATCGTCGTGGCGGGGCTGAGCCCGGCCAGCCGCGTCCAGGTGTCCACCACGGTGTCGGGGTTCAGCGACATCGACTCGATGCCCTGGTCCACCAACCAGTCGGCCAGGTCCGGGTGGTCGCTGGGTCCTTGGCCGCAGATGCCGATGTACTTGCCGCGGGCCAGGCAGGCCTGGATGGCGCGGCTGATGAGGAACTTCACTGCGGGGTCGCGTTCGTCGAAGCCGGCGGCGACCAGGCCGGAGTCGCGGTCCAATCCGAGGGTGAGCTGCGTGAGGTCGTTGGAGCCGATGGAGAACCCGTCGAAGTGGTCGAGGAACTCGTCGGCCTGGATGGCGTTGGAGGGGATTTCGCACATCATGACCACCTGGAGGTGGTTGTCGCCTCGACGGAGCCCGTGCTGCGCGAGCAGGTCGATGACCCCGCGTGCCTCGGTGACCGTCCGGACGAACGGGATCATGATCTTGACGTTGGTCAGGCCCATCTGGTCGCGGACGTGGCTGAGGGCCTCGCACTCCATCGCGAAGCACTCGGCGAAGTCGGGGGAGAGATAGCGGGAGGCGCCCCGGAACCCGATCATCGGGTTCTCCTCGTCGGGCTCGTAGAGCTCGCCCCCCACCAGGTTGGCGTACTCGTTCGACTTGAAGTCGCTCATCCGCACGATGACCGGCTTCGGGGCGAAGGCGGCGGCCAGCATCGAGATGCCTTCGGCGACCCGGGTGACGAAGTAGTCCCGGGGGCTGGGGTAGGCGGCAACAGCGGCGGCGACGCGGTCGCGGACCGGCCCCCGCAGCTTGTCGAAGTCGAGCAGCGCCCGGGGGTGAATGCCGATCTGACGGTTGATGATGAACTCCAGCCGGGCCAGCCCTACGCCCTCGTTGGGGATCCGGGAGAAGGCGAAGGCCTGGTCGGGGGTGCCGATGTTCATCATGATCTTGACCGGGACCTCGGGCATGGTCGTGAGTTCGGTCTCCTCGACAGCGAAGTCGAGCAGCCCGTCGTAGACGTATCCCGTGTCGCCCTCAGCGCAGGAGACGGTGACCAACCTCCCGTCGGCCAGGTCGGCGGTGGCGGAGCCCGTGCCGACCACGGCGGGGATGCCGAGCTCGCGGGCGATGATCGCGGCGTGGCAGGTGCGGCCGCCGCGGTTGGTCACGATGGCGGCGGCGCGTTTCATGATCGGTTCCCAGTCGGGGTCGGTCATGTCGGCGACCAGGACGTCGCCAGGGGTGAACGTGTGCATGTCCTCCACCGACGCCAGGACCCGCACGGCGCCTGCCCCGACCTTCTGCCCGATCGCGCGTCCCTCGGACAGCAACAGGCCGCGCCCGACCAGCTTGTAACGCGAGACGTGGCCGGCGGTCTGGCGCGACTTCACCGTCTCCGGGCGCGCCTGGAGGATGTACAGAAGGCCGTCGTGGCCGTCGCGGGCCCACTCGATGTCCATGGGCCGGCCGTAGTGCTGCTCGATCGTGACGGCGTGCTGGGCGAGCTCGGTGACCTCGGCGTCGGTGAGGCTGAGCAGTGCACGCTCTGCCGGTTCGACGTCGACGAACTCGGTGGTCCGGCCGACGGCGGAGTCGCCGGTGTAGACCATCTTGACCGCCTTCTCCCCGACGCTGCGCTTGAGGATGGCCGGGCGGGACCCGGCGAGAGCCGGCTTGTAGACGTAGAACTCGTCAGGGTTGACCGCACCCTGGACGACGGCCTCACCGAGACCGTAGGAGGAGGTGATGAAGACGGCGTCGGTGAAGCCGGACTCGGTGTCCATGGTGAACATGACCCCGGAGGCGCCGACGTCGGCACGCACCATCTGCTGCACCCCGGCGGAGAGGGCGACCGCCTCGTGGTCGAAGTGGTGGTGGACCCGGTAGGCGATGGCGCGGTCGTTGTACAACGAGGCGAACACCTCCTTGATGGCCTGGAGAACTGCCTCGGTGCCGCGGATGTTGAGGAAGGTCTCCTGCTGGCCGGCGAAGGATGCGTCGGGAAGGTCTTCGGCGGTGGCGCTGGAGCGGACGGCGAAGGAGGCCTCCTGATCTCCGTCAGCCAGTTCGCCGTAGGCGACGCGGATCTCCGCTTCCAGGTCGGCGGGGAAGGGCTGGGCCACCACGGCCTCGCGGATGCGGCCACCCACCTCGACCAGACGAGGGACGTCGTCGGTGTCGAGATCGTGGAGC
The window above is part of the Friedmanniella luteola genome. Proteins encoded here:
- a CDS encoding NAD-dependent malic enzyme yields the protein MATLSPGYSITVRVEAPTDPAATARLSGVVAEAGGAVTALDVAESHPTSIVVDVSCNASDVAHADTITKAIEALDGFTVRKVSDRTFLMHLGGKIEVTPKIELKHRDDLSRAYTPGVARVCLAIAENPDDVRRLTIKRNTVAVVTDGSAVLGLGNIGPAAALPVMEGKVALFKRFAGVDAWPVCLDTQDADEIVQVVKAIAPVYGGINLEDISAPRCFDIERRLRAELDIPVFHDDQHGTAIVVLAALINALRVVGKKIEDVRIVVSGTGAAGSAIIQLLHQQGATNIIGCDKDGVVHEAGPHDGATRHWLVAHTNLERRTGTLLDVLPGADVFIGVSAPDLLAGSDVARMADQAIVFALANPVPEIDPFDAQQHAAVVATGRSDFPNQINNVLAFPGLFRGLLDGGLRDITDVMLSAAANAIADRVAPEELNASYIIPSVFDSSVAPAVAQAVRHAETAAQDSELAC
- a CDS encoding adenylate kinase, which encodes MGPPGAGKGTQSNRVADRCRVPAISTGDIFRALQTADTPLAAQVRDTMAGGGYVDDDTTNAIVADRLAGTDCRHGFVLDGYPRTLPQVRTLDAMLAASGGPLDVVIALQTDEEELVHRLLRRGREQGRTDDTEGTIRTRLALYADQTAPLIAEYRQRGLLAEVDGLGPVDLVTHRINQALTALPS
- the ppsA gene encoding phosphoenolpyruvate synthase; amino-acid sequence: MSTNVLWFSELGLADLEQVGGKNSSLGEMVQNLSKAGVRVPDGFATTAEAYRRFIAHQGLADFIAEQLHDLDTDDVPRLVEVGGRIREAVVAQPFPADLEAEIRVAYGELADGDQEASFAVRSSATAEDLPDASFAGQQETFLNIRGTEAVLQAIKEVFASLYNDRAIAYRVHHHFDHEAVALSAGVQQMVRADVGASGVMFTMDTESGFTDAVFITSSYGLGEAVVQGAVNPDEFYVYKPALAGSRPAILKRSVGEKAVKMVYTGDSAVGRTTEFVDVEPAERALLSLTDAEVTELAQHAVTIEQHYGRPMDIEWARDGHDGLLYILQARPETVKSRQTAGHVSRYKLVGRGLLLSEGRAIGQKVGAGAVRVLASVEDMHTFTPGDVLVADMTDPDWEPIMKRAAAIVTNRGGRTCHAAIIARELGIPAVVGTGSATADLADGRLVTVSCAEGDTGYVYDGLLDFAVEETELTTMPEVPVKIMMNIGTPDQAFAFSRIPNEGVGLARLEFIINRQIGIHPRALLDFDKLRGPVRDRVAAAVAAYPSPRDYFVTRVAEGISMLAAAFAPKPVIVRMSDFKSNEYANLVGGELYEPDEENPMIGFRGASRYLSPDFAECFAMECEALSHVRDQMGLTNVKIMIPFVRTVTEARGVIDLLAQHGLRRGDNHLQVVMMCEIPSNAIQADEFLDHFDGFSIGSNDLTQLTLGLDRDSGLVAAGFDERDPAVKFLISRAIQACLARGKYIGICGQGPSDHPDLADWLVDQGIESMSLNPDTVVDTWTRLAGLSPATTIQRALPNWRDLP